The following are from one region of the Carassius auratus strain Wakin chromosome 13, ASM336829v1, whole genome shotgun sequence genome:
- the LOC113113166 gene encoding V-set and transmembrane domain-containing protein 4-like: MFSVHHIASTGKADVIWRMFEDLYLCAALICSIGLVCMLVFAMTITCQHLQHRRRLRASYYLVKCPENSSGETVTSVCSSSPAMHRKERRHKPQLRDITEPLPPPQIPAKAPVPRKPRRTKLLKAQPTKRPRVVEDSLTYAELELVEPKPALKTDLTGCAQPEPKTQCTGTVYAQIFFVEKQV, from the exons ATGTTTTCAGTACATCATATAGCGAGCACAGGAAAAGCTGACGTCATATGGCGCATGTTTGAAG ATTTGTATCTGTGTGCTGCGCTCATCTGCTCTATCGGTCTGGTCTGTATGCTTGTCTTTGCCATGACTATCACATGTCAGCACCTGCAGCACAGACGAAGACTACGAG CCAGTTATTACCTTGTGAAGTGTCCAGAAAACAG CTCGGGAGAAACAGTAACCAGTGTGTGCAGCTCTTCTCCTGCAATGCACAGAAAAGAGAGACGGCACAAACCACAGCTCAGAGACATCACCGAACCACTACCACCACCACAGATACCAGCTAAAG CACCTGTACCAAGAAAGCCACGAAGGACCAAACTTTTAAAGGCACAACCTACAAAAAGG CCAAGGGTGGTAGAGGACAGCCTGACATATGCAGAGCTGGAGCTGGTGGAACCGAAGCCTGCGCTAAAAACAGACTTGACTGGATGTGCACAACCTGAGCCGAAAACACAATGCACAGGGACTGTATATGCCCAAATATTCTTTGTGGAGAAGCAAGTGTAA